One Candidatus Lernaella stagnicola genomic window, CGCCGAGCGCCAGGCACAGCGAGATGCCGACTACTTGGCGGTAAAGGCGATTCACGATTCACCTTCCTACTCCGACGAAGCGAAGAAGGCGGCCTATGCCAAGTTCATCGAGAAGTGGGCGGGGGATACGGCCCGCACGCCCGAGGTGAAAAAGTGGCTGGCGTCGGTGGATGTGCCGGAGGGCATGGTGCACATCCCGGCCGGGTGGTTCCAGATGGGCTGCTCGTCCGGCGACTCGGAGTGCGACAACGACGAAAAACCGAGTAAGCGGGTGTACGTGGAAGGTTTCTTCATGGACGCTCACGAAGTCACGCAGGCCGAGTATCAGCGCGTCACAGGCACGAACCCCAGTCACTTTCCAGGTTGCCCGACTTGCCCGGTGGAAATGGTCAGTTGGCACGATGCTCGCAATTACTGCGCGAAGGTAGGAAAAAGTCTACCGACGGAGGCGGAATGGGAGTACGCGGCCCGCGGCGGCACGACGGGGGTGCGTTACGGAAACCTGGATTCAATCGCCTGGTACAGCAAGAATTCGGGCCTCAAAATTCATCCTGTCGGCCAGAAGCAGCCCAACGCCTACGGTTTATTCGACATGCTCGGCAACGTGTGGGAATGGTGCGAGGATGGGTACGACGAAAACTGGTACTCGCGGATGCCTGAACGCAACCCCAAAAACGAAAGTCAGTCTCAGTTCCGCGTGCTGCGGGGTGGTTGCTGGATCAATCTTCCTCTAAACGTACGCGCGTCGTATCGGTACAGGTTTCTACCAACGATTACGGACAGCAACTTCGGGTTTCGATGTGTCGGGACTGAAAAATGACCCTTGGGTTCTTTTTCCCTTTTACCCTTTTTGGGGGGTCTGGGGGCAGAGCCCCCAGCGATTTTTGAAAGAAGAACGTACCTGCGGATCGCTGAAACAGGTCGTTCAGCGTGGGATTCTTAGGAGTGTCTGAATGCGACGTATGACAATCATCTTGGTTTTCTTCCTCCT contains:
- a CDS encoding SUMF1/EgtB/PvdO family nonheme iron enzyme, whose protein sequence is MKRFFTWLLPLLVLTTVSLAGDAPRVAVLDFQNPAGLEQQEVDYITELVRTEARKMLPRDRYVLMTKENIQDLLPPERRNLSECVGECEVETGRMIGARYLATGEIVRFGGELRVTVRLYDVETGNLLESRRAKGKKTLDLEAPLERVSSMLFVMLPGANQFVATAPEPVVTPTPKPYTPPANADPAFEKLVREEQVRIEAERRLAAERQAQRDADYLAVKAIHDSPSYSDEAKKAAYAKFIEKWAGDTARTPEVKKWLASVDVPEGMVHIPAGWFQMGCSSGDSECDNDEKPSKRVYVEGFFMDAHEVTQAEYQRVTGTNPSHFPGCPTCPVEMVSWHDARNYCAKVGKSLPTEAEWEYAARGGTTGVRYGNLDSIAWYSKNSGLKIHPVGQKQPNAYGLFDMLGNVWEWCEDGYDENWYSRMPERNPKNESQSQFRVLRGGCWINLPLNVRASYRYRFLPTITDSNFGFRCVGTEK